The following coding sequences lie in one Pirellulales bacterium genomic window:
- a CDS encoding ImmA/IrrE family metallo-endopeptidase, producing MLPEIPAEELAACLDRTAARLLKRCAVRRPPVDALRMAAALGIEIAFDAGQAIRARYVELRAARGGNPRPAILLRPEPRSERRQWAVAHELGEREAAVVFQRLAIDPRAAPPTAREWVANQLANRILLPTRWLAAAGAACGWDLLALKERFSTASHELIARRMLEFEPPVVVTIFDHGKLSFRQGNRGGRLALTPLERTCWRSSHLNGVIDARADAGYTVRCWPVHEPEWKRELLRLDVLDEPEMWCIGEPAMCEECG from the coding sequence TCTCGATCGGACCGCTGCGCGACTTCTGAAGCGCTGCGCCGTGCGTCGGCCTCCGGTCGACGCCTTGCGCATGGCGGCGGCACTGGGGATCGAAATCGCCTTTGACGCGGGCCAGGCGATTCGGGCGCGGTACGTCGAGTTGCGCGCCGCGCGCGGCGGCAATCCACGACCTGCCATCCTGCTGCGGCCCGAGCCGCGTTCGGAGCGGCGTCAATGGGCCGTGGCGCACGAATTGGGGGAGCGCGAGGCGGCGGTCGTCTTCCAACGCCTGGCGATCGACCCCCGCGCCGCGCCGCCGACGGCGCGCGAATGGGTGGCCAATCAATTGGCGAATCGCATTCTGCTGCCGACCCGCTGGCTAGCGGCCGCGGGCGCGGCATGCGGCTGGGATTTGCTCGCGCTGAAAGAACGATTTTCCACTGCCAGCCACGAGCTCATTGCGCGTCGCATGCTCGAGTTCGAGCCCCCCGTGGTGGTCACGATTTTCGATCATGGCAAGCTGTCGTTTCGCCAGGGCAATCGCGGCGGGCGGTTGGCCCTCACGCCGCTGGAACGCACGTGCTGGCGCTCGTCGCATCTCAATGGCGTCATCGACGCGCGCGCCGACGCGGGCTATACCGTCCGCTGCTGGCCAGTGCACGAACCCGAGTGGAAGCGGGAATTGCTGCGGCTGGATGTACTCGACGAGCCCGAGATGTGGTGCATCGGTGAACCGGCGATGTGCGAGGAATGCGGTTGA